TCATGCGGAACCGGGCAAACTGGATGCGCTGCTCACGCGCTTCCGTGATCACACCTGCAAGTTGTTCGAGAAGCACGGCATGACCAACGTCGGCTACTGGGTGCCGGTTGAGAACAAGGACAATGTCCTGATCTACCTCCTCTCCTACCCCGACAAGGCTGCCCGCGATGCCGCTTGGAAGGGCTTCCTCAGCGACGAGGACTGGAAGAAGGCTGCCGCAGCTTCCGAGGTGAACGGCAAGCTGGTCGGCAAGATCGATGAACTCTATCTGACCTCCACCGACTTCTCCCCGGGCTTCCCGGGACCAGCCAACAGCGGTGCCGATCGCGTCTTCGAGATGCGCACCTACACCACGCGTGATGGTCTTCTGCCCGCGCTGCACAAGCGTTTCAACGATCACACGATCGAGCTCTTCAAGAAGCACGGCATCACCAATCTCGGCTACTTCAAGCTGAACGAAGGTCAGCCGGATGCTGCCAACACCTTGCTCTATTTCCTCGCTCACAAGGATCAGGACGCTGCCACGAAATCTTGGACGGAGTTCCGCGCAGACCCGGTCTGGGTGGCTGCCAAGAAGGCGTCCGAAGATGCGAACGGCGGTTCCCTGACAGTCTTGCCGGACGGCGTGAAGAACGTCTTCCTCAAGCCGGTGGACTTTTCGCCGGTGAAGTGACGTGGCTCTAGCTCGCCTCCCAGTGGCGGTCGGCGAAGTCTATGAAGCGCTTCCTCCGGAGGCTCCAGCGTTTGTCATGACCGGGTTGAGAGGATTTCATTTTCCCGAAAGGCGATCCGGGGCCATCATACGCGCGTGATCGGGCCGGTGGACAAGTTCGGGCGTGGCATGCGGGATCTGCGGATCTCGCTCACGGACCGTTGCAATTTCCGCTGCCGCTACTGCATGCCGGTGGAAGTCTTCGGCCCGGGCTACCGCTTTCTGCCGCGGGAAAATCTGCTGAGCTTCGAGGAGATCGTGCGGATGACGCGCCTGCTGGTGCCGATGGGAGTCGAAAAAGTGCGGCTTACCGGTGGCGAGCCGCTGCTACGCCGCGGCATCGAGGATCTGGTGGCGATGCTAGCCTCGATTGAGGGGGTAAAGGACATCGCCCTCACCACGAATGGCGTCCTGCTCGCCCATCACGCGGAGGCTTTGGCGCTGGCCGGGCTGAGTCGTGTGACCGTGAGCTTGGATGCGCTGGATCCGGAGATCTTCGCCCGCATGAACGGTGTGGGAGCGAAGGTGGAGAGGGTCTTGGCTGGGATTAATGCAGCCCAAGCCTATGGGCTGAAGGTGAAGGTCAATGCGGTGATCCAGCGCGGGGTGAATGAGAGCGAGGTGCTGCCTTTGGCCCGCTGGGCGAAGGAGAATTCGATCGACCTGCGCTACATCGAATACATGGATGTGGGGGAGACCAACGGGTGGAAGCTCGATGAGGTCGTATCCGCGTCGGAGTTGTTGGAGATCCTTTCCACGGAGTTCGATCTGGCTCCGCGCGATCCGGCCTATCGCGGTGAAGTGGCACTGCATTGGGGGCATGCCGACGGGAGTTGTGAGGTCGGAGTGATTGCATCGGTGACGCGGCCCTTCTGCCGGGACTGTCAGCGGATCCGCTTGTCGGCGGATGGAAAGCTTTTCACCTGTCTCTTCGCCGCAAACGGGCACGACGTCCGGGACATGCTGCGCGGCGGGGCAGGGGACGATCTGCTACAGGCCGCCGTTCGCGGAATGTGGAGGGTGCGGGAAGACCGCTACTCGGAAGAGCGCGGAATCGTGCATCGGCCGAAGGCGGAGATGAGCTATCTGGGCGGCTAGGGCCGCTGGATCGACATGAAGAAGGGTTCGAGCTGATACCACTTCAGAAATCGCTCGATGGTCATTTGATCTCTACCGCGAAGAGGATCGACGAAGATGACTTCGTCTCCGGAGATCTCCAGCAAGGCGATGAAATGTCCCGCGCCTTGGCCTCCGGTGCCGATGATGCCGGGGTGTTCCTTCGCGTCGGGCAGGCCGGCAGGAGCGGAGAAGTGAACCTTGAAGCCGCGCTTCTCGATGGCCCTGGCGAGATGCCAAGCCTCGGTGCCGGATCGGGAGGTCCATGCGTCTTTGGCCAAATGGCTTTCGAGAGTTTCCTTGTCTCCAAGGTAGCGGAGAATGCTCGCGGCGCTGGCAGGGCCACAGGTAACCATCGAGCTCTGGATGCAGGCATCGGCTTCCCAATGTTCGGTGAGCATCGCGGGATCAATAGGGCGCAGCACCGGCTTGAGGAAGGGGATGACGAGCACGAAGACCGTGGCGGCCGTGGGCAGCGGTTTCAGGATTCGCGGGAGCAGGGAGCGCCATACCCCTGCAGCGATGCCGAAGAGGGTGAGGAAGCCTTCCGAGAAAGGCAGTGCCCTGAGCTGATAGAGCAAAGGCGGCTCCGGAAGCAGGTGGAGGTAGTAGAAGGCGAACCAAGCGCCGGGAAGACAGAGCAGGAGCGAGACGATACCAACGACGAGCTTCGGCTTCCTGCCGAGCTTCTCCGCCAGTTTCCAAGCGACAATGTGAAGCAGCACGAAGGCCGCCAAGGTAAGAGCGAAGACGAGCGTCGCGGATGGCATCATGCGTTGAGGAAACCGGTCAGCGGGCTGGTCGCCGAAGCGGAATCAGAGACTTCCGGCAGACCCATCTCATAGGCATCGCGTCCGGCTTCGACGGCTTTCTTGAAGGCGATGGCCATGCGCGAGGGATCGGCAGCGATCGCGATGGCGGTATTGATCAGCACGGCATCCGCGCCGAGTTCCATGGCCTCTGCGGCATGGCTGGGTGCGCCGAGGCCGGCGTCGACCACCACCGGCACGATCGCTTGTTCCACGATGATGCGGATCTGGTCACGGGTGGCGACGCCACGGTTCGAGCCGATGGGAGCGCCGAGCGGCATCACGGTGGCGGTGCCGACTTCCTGAAGGCGCTTCGCCAGCACGGGATCGGCATTGATGTAGGGAAGCACCGTGAAGCCTTCCTTCACCAGGATCTCGGCGGCCTTGAGGGTCTCGATCGGGTCCGGGAGGAGGTAGGTCGGGTCGGGATGGATCTCGAGCTTCACCCACTTCGGCAGGCCGGCGGCGGCAGCGAGACGGGCGAGGCGCACGGCCTCCTCCGCGTTCATCGCGCCGCTGGTATTTGGCAGCAGCAGGTATTTTTCCGGATCGATGAAATCGAGAATGTTCGCGTAGGGATCGGCCTTTCCGGTGAGGTCGGCGCGGCGTAGGGCCACGGTCACGATCTGGGTGCCGGAGGACGCGAGGGCATCGCGCATCGCTTCATTTGAGGAGAATTTCCCCGTGCCCACGAAGAGACGGGAGGAGAATTCGCGACCGGCAATGACAAGCGGCTGGGACATCGGCGGCGGACTTTAGGGGAGAGGCCCCGGCATGCAAGCGGAGTGTCGGTCTCAGGCCGGGACGGCGGCGCGGCGGGCGGACAGCTCGTGCCAATCGTGCGGGATATCCCTCATGATCAGGGCGTGGTCGAAGACCGCGCTGCCGGAAGGAAAGACGGTGCGATCGTCCAAAAAGGACGATTCCACCCGCGAGACCGCCAGCGGCCTCACAGCCCAATGATGGGTTTCCAAGCGGATGCCATCGAGCTTGCAGCAGTCCTTGGTGACCGAAAAACCGATGCTCCCAGGCTCAAAGAAGGCCGAGGTCTCTTCAAGAGACGCAAAACAGGAAGCCGCGGAGATCTGCTCGGCCTCTGCTGCCTCGAGCGCGAGGGTCATCTTCCCATCCCGGGAGCGGATTTTCATGTCGATCTTGCCCTCCGAATCCGTGACCTCGAAGTCCGCCAGATGATGCTCGCCTGGGAAAAGCCGGCCCCCGGCCAGATGATTCGCAAGAGAGCCGGTGTCGCGGCGCGGAATAAAGACTCCCTCCTTCGTCTCCCCATCCTCATCCCAAAGCACCGCGATCCGGTGGGCTGCATTCTCGCTGGTGATGCCTGACCACGCGGGGAATGCCTTTGGCCGGATGTCCTCCAGCCGGATCAGGCAGATCCCGGAAATCGC
This portion of the Luteolibacter luteus genome encodes:
- a CDS encoding cysteine peptidase family C39 domain-containing protein, with translation MMPSATLVFALTLAAFVLLHIVAWKLAEKLGRKPKLVVGIVSLLLCLPGAWFAFYYLHLLPEPPLLYQLRALPFSEGFLTLFGIAAGVWRSLLPRILKPLPTAATVFVLVIPFLKPVLRPIDPAMLTEHWEADACIQSSMVTCGPASAASILRYLGDKETLESHLAKDAWTSRSGTEAWHLARAIEKRGFKVHFSAPAGLPDAKEHPGIIGTGGQGAGHFIALLEISGDEVIFVDPLRGRDQMTIERFLKWYQLEPFFMSIQRP
- a CDS encoding DUF2071 domain-containing protein, which gives rise to MLKLPAVTGMIGRRLLVNYRVDPGVISKILPEGFRPKLHQGHAISGICLIRLEDIRPKAFPAWSGITSENAAHRIAVLWDEDGETKEGVFIPRRDTGSLANHLAGGRLFPGEHHLADFEVTDSEGKIDMKIRSRDGKMTLALEAAEAEQISAASCFASLEETSAFFEPGSIGFSVTKDCCKLDGIRLETHHWAVRPLAVSRVESSFLDDRTVFPSGSAVFDHALIMRDIPHDWHELSARRAAVPA
- a CDS encoding NIPSNAP family protein; this translates as MIKVLASAALAVGLSLSASAADKLLYELRTYHAEPGKLDALLTRFRDHTCKLFEKHGMTNVGYWVPVENKDNVLIYLLSYPDKAARDAAWKGFLSDEDWKKAAAASEVNGKLVGKIDELYLTSTDFSPGFPGPANSGADRVFEMRTYTTRDGLLPALHKRFNDHTIELFKKHGITNLGYFKLNEGQPDAANTLLYFLAHKDQDAATKSWTEFRADPVWVAAKKASEDANGGSLTVLPDGVKNVFLKPVDFSPVK
- the moaA gene encoding GTP 3',8-cyclase MoaA, which gives rise to MIGPVDKFGRGMRDLRISLTDRCNFRCRYCMPVEVFGPGYRFLPRENLLSFEEIVRMTRLLVPMGVEKVRLTGGEPLLRRGIEDLVAMLASIEGVKDIALTTNGVLLAHHAEALALAGLSRVTVSLDALDPEIFARMNGVGAKVERVLAGINAAQAYGLKVKVNAVIQRGVNESEVLPLARWAKENSIDLRYIEYMDVGETNGWKLDEVVSASELLEILSTEFDLAPRDPAYRGEVALHWGHADGSCEVGVIASVTRPFCRDCQRIRLSADGKLFTCLFAANGHDVRDMLRGGAGDDLLQAAVRGMWRVREDRYSEERGIVHRPKAEMSYLGG
- a CDS encoding thiazole synthase, with amino-acid sequence MSQPLVIAGREFSSRLFVGTGKFSSNEAMRDALASSGTQIVTVALRRADLTGKADPYANILDFIDPEKYLLLPNTSGAMNAEEAVRLARLAAAAGLPKWVKLEIHPDPTYLLPDPIETLKAAEILVKEGFTVLPYINADPVLAKRLQEVGTATVMPLGAPIGSNRGVATRDQIRIIVEQAIVPVVVDAGLGAPSHAAEAMELGADAVLINTAIAIAADPSRMAIAFKKAVEAGRDAYEMGLPEVSDSASATSPLTGFLNA